The window AGTTGCTAGATGCTCTCGTCGACAAGCGCCACCGGTCGTACATGTCTGCGGTCCGTGGCATCAGCTTAGGGACGTTTCGGGCTCGTGTGCCCATGTCGACGATGCCGATACACCGTCGCTGGGTTCCTAGGTACGGATTACATTTGTCACATAttttagttgtttctttaaccgTTTGTTCTAACTTGATTTTCATTTTCGCGATGCAGGTTACGTGCTTCAGGTCTTCTCCCGATTGCGCGACTTGTGGAGGGAGATATGGTTGACCCTGCACGTCGACCTAGGGACAGGGCTCCACGGTTCCAGTTCGACATGTCCCTCCTCGCGGCACTTCTCGACCGTTGGCGTCCGGAGACGCACACGTTTCACCTCCCGGTTGGTGAGATGACCCCTACTCTTCAGGACGTGGCGATGCTTCTAGGCTTGCCATGTGCTGGACGAGCTGTGGGTGCAGAGGACGTGGGACTCTCGTGGCGCGACGACCTTTTGGCTCGGTTCGCCGGGGTTCAGCGCAACGAGCTAGCGTTGCCGTACCGGCCCTTGCCAGCGAACCATGCACACGGACCGACAAAGAGGTGGCTTCTACAGTTCAGTGTGAGTACATAAATGTTGATTCTTTCCGCACTTATATTGATACGTATTTGCATTGACGACTCGTACCATTTTGAAGGCGGACTACATGAGGGCAGACGCAGACGACTTTACGGTTGCCAGGCACTTCGAGGCCTACTTACTTTGGCTGTTCGGCTGGGTCATGTTCTGCAGCTCGCAGGGTGACTCGTGCCCCAAACAGCTCATTCCTTTGGCGAGGTCgatagctgacgctccacttcaCGAGATACCACAGTTCAGCTGGGGTTCTGCTGTTTTGGCTGCGAGTTACAGGGGTCTTTGCACGGGCGTGACGAAGGTCTCAGCAGAGGAGCCCATTTTTGTTGGGTGTCCTCTACTGTTACAACTCTGGTCTTACGAGCGCTTTCCCGTCGGTAGGCCAGAGATGGACTTCGAGCCGTACGTCCAGCTGTCCGCAGACCACGACGACGTCGACAGACCTACGATGGGTTCGTTGTGGTGCCTCAGGAGTGTACATTACATCGTTTGTTTTACTTATTGTTACATGCGTGCACAAATGTACGATTTAGCGGTTAACTTTTTTTTCATTGTGCAGCCTTCTTGGGTCGGCGTGCAGACGAGGAAGTCGTACCACGACTTCGTTGGTCAGTTTGACGCTCTTGTGGACACGGACGTGAGGTGGACTCCGTACACTGCAGCCGACATTTACGCCCGGGCACCGAGCGGTCTTTCGTCCTTATGCCTGCGAGATCACGAGTACTGGATGACGAGGAAGCCGATCCTTTACGACATCCACGTCGAGGAGTACCACGTTCACCGGGTTatgaggcagttcggtctctaccagcagaccccggtgccgattgtgcactcagtggAGGCCCACGTCCACAGGTACCGAATAAATAGTTTTGTTAATAATTAATCAATTTTAAACCTACCATTTAGCATTAAATCGCTCAAGCTTTCTATTATAGGTGGACACGGCAGGGTCAGCCACCAGGCTCGCGGTGGGCCGACAAGGTCCGTCCTTACGTCGACTCTTAGGCCGCGGCCCTCGACGACGTCGTTTTCGAGGATCGGCCGCACAGCGACGAGGCGTTCGCGTACTACCTACGGTGGTACCTGCCGAGGACGCGCACACGTGTCGTGCACGTTCCACCAGAGGCTCCGATCGAGGCCGCAAGGGTGTCGGAGACGTACCCCGTAGTTCGAGATCAGAACTTCGCCATAGCGGTACGTTTCTCTGATTGAATTTGCAGTAAAAAAACTGGTTGCATATGATGTTACTACTTTCTCGGTACAGTACGATGTCATACGAGCGATTGAGTCCGAGGCTGGTTGAAACGGCGGTAAGTACTCCCATATTTTTAATTATACTAGGggtgcagaagaatctgatgcaaGGTGACAAGACATCGAAATGGTAATTGAAACTCATGAATAtctcatgaaaatatattttcacagactattagagttaaatctaatttgtataaattttttaaaaatatttccctaacctccgctatctctattattttctgaaatatctCTAAATGTAAAGATAATAATTACAGTTTAGATAGtctttaaaataattatacaattaTTTTTAGCAGTGAAAGCttataaaacaattaaaaataaaaaattatagaagTGAAAGCTTATAAAACaattaaaagtaaaaaaaaattatgggaACACCTACCGCCGTTTAAAACGGCGGTAGGGTGCTGCCAGCTACAGCCGGCTGTAGCACTTACCGCCGGATCGCTTGGCGGTAAGGAGCTACCGCCGTTTGATCCGGTGGTATCTTccatgggccgtgggccaaggACCATACCGCCGGATAAACCGGCGGTAACTCCTTACCGCCAAACCAACCGGCGGCAGGgtgatatttttgaaaaaaaatatagccacacatatttttgataaatcgacgaaaaaaaaatatataaataaaaaaattccataAAGAGTAATTGTTGTAGCCCAAGTTTGAAATGGCTGATTGTATCTGATCCAGAATGTACCTATTAAATGTAGCAAATGGATACTAATACGAATTTATTTCTTGAGACAAATATGCTCGTGTGGTTCAAACATCTGAACAGGACACGTAAAATTTATTTCTGGCTACAGCTTGAAAGGGTTGACTGCTTGCTACCGAAAATGAGGAGGAATATGTGGTATGGGACCTTAAACGTTTTCGTTCGCGTATCTTAATTTTTTTTCGGAAATGTAAAAGGGTAATTGCACATTGATCATAGATCGTGGAAACATCAGAGTCAAGTGACAAATTTCAAATTTGCCCTCTATCCTACTAGACTCTTCCAAACACTGGATTTTCCTGCCGCCTTTCACCCCAGCTGTCAGGTATTCAATCAAATGGTGGTGGTAAGCGAACCAAGCAACACGTCGCGTCGGATTCTCTATGGCCGATAAGCTATGAGTGTAAGTACAGGGCAGCAATCAAACGTTGGATTTTTAGTGTTGGCTCATTTTCATGCGCATGTTGCTGATAAGAAGGGATTTGTGTTTTTTTCCtcatggaaaaagaaaagtggtGTCTTGTTCTAGAGCAGTTTGGTTTTTATTGGACGCGCTTGTTTGAACTTGCTTTCATTTTCAGCGCTTTCATTGTCTTGTGAAAAAAATACacgcacaaaaaaaaatgaaggctTAGTAATCCGGAGGAGATTGATGCGTCCAACCCACTCCTGAGTGGTTCGGATTTTTGGGTTCCTTCAACGAAAAATGACGAATTGACCCGAATCCTCGCAATACATACTTTCTTTCTTTATCCTTCTCTCAATAACTCTTCATGTTTTTTTGTAAACTCTAGCCAGTTTCATATCCCAAAATACAAATTGCCAAGTAATAATTtgtaaaataataaaatgatTAATTAAGGGATCAGCAAGTTATCAGTAGCACGTCGTGTTAAGTAGAACTGGAGGGGGATTAATAGGAACGACGCAACAAACAAGGCCGCGTACGTGCTCAGCTCCTTGCACACGACTACCATATTTGATAGGAAATTACTGTTGCTTTTCCAGTTGGTTCTTCCCAGCCCGGCCGCAACAGCACATACATGCATAGCTTAACTGCCAAGCACTAGCGAGCATTGGCGTGCGGAGGACCCAAAGCTGGATGCAGGCAGGGTTTATTGACCAGTACGTGTTCTAGTTGCGAGCTGATTGGGATTTGGTGAACATCATTAGGACAACTGGAACAAGCCTCCCTCCTTTTGGAAGCACGGCGATTGAAGCAAGACGCAGGCAAGCTATGCAAAAGcagaggagaaaaaaaagaaaggaagaacaaaataTCCTCGCCGGAGAATATTTCTGGCGATCGGAAGATGCAAAAGGGAGCCGGCTGGCGAGCTAGAAAGAACCGAGTGCTGCCATCTTTGTTCCCGAGGGTGGCTGTCAAGCTGATGCAGCGCTGCATCTACCTTCCTTGCAAACAAcctctctccagtctccagtgtcgccttcttttctttttcttttcttttttttgtttgcgcCAGATTGATCTGTCATGCCTTTCTTCCCCGTCGTCTCTCTTCCTCGACGATGCGCACCGGCACGTGATCGTGATTGATTCTAGGTTTTACTTCGAGGGCCATCTGGAGGTGGAAATGTAAAGTAACCCTCAGTGGCGACAAAAGAAAGGCTAGGATCCTGGTGGCATTGGGTTGGCCTCTCGCAAGCTGCTCCCGCTTTTGCCATCTCTGGCGAGCGCGACCATCTGGCGAATGAATTAGCAGGGGTGAGACCGTCTGGACTAAAAATAGGCCGAGTCTCCCCTTGTGCAGCGCTAATCCGTGACATAATAGCCACCGCACTGGTGTCTGCACCCATGGCCACGCGAGACTGAGTACTCGATTGGAAACGCACGCATGGACGCCATGCCCTGGTCAAACCCTATGTGTGTTTGGAATGTCAATCACACCAAACCTGACGCACTATCGGAACAGGACAAAGCAGAACAGACTGGTACGCGCGTGTGCTTCAGATGGTAGCCGGTTAGCCGTCGCGTACACACGGAGACGCAGCCGCCTAGCAGGCAGGCACGATCAGGCCAGGGCCGCCCGGCTCGGTTCCGCCCGTGAACGagcggccggtcaaacccggcGCCCCGCTGCGCGCGTTGTTAAAACGCGGCGACGACGCACGGGAGGGCGGGAGCGGGGCGGGCAGCTTCGTTCgtccgcgtcggcggcggcggccggcggggccggGCCGCGCGGGGTGGGTGGCGGCGTCGTGGTGAACTGGTGACTGGCGTCTCGTGGAGTGGTGGCGATGATTGAgaggcgcgcgggggaggagggagggagcgagGGGCAGGCAGGTTCGCACGGCATGATgcgaggcgcgggcgcggcagcgTCGTCGTCGTACGCCCGTCTCCAACCCCAACACGCATTAAGTGCGGGCAAAGGAAAGGCAGGCgcgcgcggtggaggagggggactCGGATCGGAGGTGGTGCCGGCCTTGCCGGTGCCGGGCGCGGATCGGAGCGAGTGGGTGCCAATGCCATTGCCATGCCATGCCGCCGCGCCTGCGCTCCCTTTGATGGCATCACAAGCATTTCGTTCCGGGCGCATGGGCATGGGGGGTGGCATGTgaccctcctcctccggcgccccTTTCAAACGCTTGGGTCCCGCGTTCTGGCTTGGCTCGTCGTTGGACACTTGGACGCGATCGCTTGCGGACGCCTCTGGCAGTTGTCGTGGTGGAGTACTGGCGCTGGTGGTTGTTGCTGTCATGGCATGCGCGCCGCCCCCGTCGGAGCGCCCACTCGGGGCGGTGTGAATGTTTCAGTCTGCATTGATCGATGATCTATAGACTGTTGGAATTAGCTACTCCGTAACTACTACTACTAGTCGATCATCAGTTTGACAGTTTCTGATTGGCGTACTCGTCAACGATGTTTATCAGCAGGCTGAAAAATATGAGACAGCGACGGTGGCCCGATATATGAACCAGCGACAACTAGAACGATCTATCCCGATCCGGCGGCCGTCGTCAAGGAACGAACGGTCATACACACGTAGCCTACGCCTACTAGCTACCTTCTTTGTCGCACCACCAAAGACCAAGCTGAGCCACACCTTTGTATTTGTACCGTACCTTCACAGCCCAACAAAGcccttaaattttttagttcaaaattacaTAACATTAGAGCCCGACCCTTTTAGTGCccggcccttagattttctagttcaaaatattgagccctttaccacccctaaccGTACCACTACGACCGGCCGGCTGGCAACCTAGCTGTGCCACATGTTACACGCATGCTGCAGAGAGAAGAGAACGCAGGTAGAACACAAGGTAGGTATGGCCGGGTGGCATGCGAACACGGAGCACGGGGACACCTGAGCGCGAGTCATGTAAATTACTCCCGTCCGGATCGCAATCGGTGGACGACGGGGCGCATGTGCCCACGCCCGTCCGGACAAGCAGGCATGAT is drawn from Panicum virgatum strain AP13 chromosome 1N, P.virgatum_v5, whole genome shotgun sequence and contains these coding sequences:
- the LOC120653699 gene encoding protein MAIN-LIKE 2-like, translating into MVDPARRPRDRAPRFQFDMSLLAALLDRWRPETHTFHLPVGEMTPTLQDVAMLLGLPCAGRAVGAEDVGLSWRDDLLARFAGVQRNELALPYRPLPANHAHGPTKRWLLQFSADYMRADADDFTVARHFEAYLLWLFGWVMFCSSQGDSCPKQLIPLARSIADAPLHEIPQFSWGSAVLAASYRGLCTGVTKVSAEEPIFVGCPLLLQLWSYERFPVGRPEMDFEPYVQLSADHDDVDRPTMGSLWCLRSPSWVGVQTRKSYHDFVGQFDALVDTDVRWTRQGQPPGSRWADKVRPYVDS